Below is a window of Salvelinus sp. IW2-2015 linkage group LG11, ASM291031v2, whole genome shotgun sequence DNA.
TCACCAGTGTGCCAGTGTCGTCCCTCTTCGGCTTCTCTGCCTTTTCCCGTTCGCCTTTCTCTCGAGTCCAGTCTCGACAGCCAACATCCGGGACTCTGTCGTTTTCTACACAggctacaaaaaaatatatacccgGAACTACTTTCAATACAATTCAGAGAACGACGCAAATTACAAACTGCACTGGCTACATTACTGCACCCGGTGATGTACACAGCCACAAAAACTAGTCCTCTActtcactgtcctctctctctctctgcctctgctagAACCacgttcataataataataacaacacataTTTACTCAATCATTATAATTACAACAAAATacgtgattttttttctttttcttagcTATTAATACTCGTACTACAGTACTATTCAAGGTTATATTTAACAGCAAGACATTATTCATTTAGCTATTTTCTTGACTTTCTTTAGATCTATTACACTGTTGTTAGAAGCATCCTGTCAGCTACATGTTCATGAAACATGAGAACGACACAAATTACAAACTGCACTTGGAGATGTACACAGCCACAAAAACTAGTCCCCTACttcactgtcctctctcttttaCAACtactttaataaaacaacaatagtAATAACTTTAGTAAGAataacaataagaataacaacacATATTTACTCAATCATTATAATAACaactaaataaaaaacatgatACAAAAAAGTTGTTTCTATGTGTTcttacgcctcgatcacaccaacAGTGCGTTgtattttggtacaccagaagaagtatattaatttccaatggaactCTGCATTAGCCATACTGCATTGCGTTGTAGAGGCTGTTGTAGAGGCTGTTGGGGTACGTTCtttgtggtgcatacgttggatttattgaAGGTATGCATCGAATTGTATGCATAGATCGATGGCTTGGCGGAAATGGTAGCATGTGAAAGCTGAaattttgttgcacacatatccagatgatgctgcgtaccattttgcgTAAAAATACTGTAGGCGTGATCGAGGTGTTAGCTCTTAATAATCTTATTACAGGagttactacagtactactagaGGTCATATTTATTTGCAAGAAATTAATAATTTTGATATTTGATTGACATTAGATATATTGCACTGTTGTTAGAAGCATCCTGTCAGCTATTATCTTAATAATGTTCATCTTCATGAGACATGCATTGACATGTTGGTCAATTCAtcatactgtaacgaccctgggtttataagcgcgctATCggctgtgccgcaaaagcatgctcgtgcggcagagtcgatttccgcgcttataaacccagggtcgttacaatacctTGCTGGACTCAAAAACGTCTAATCTGGGCTAGTCTATCTAGTTCAGTATCATTTCAGTTTCCTCATCCAGTTTTTGGTGAGGCAACAGCACCTCCAGTGGATTAACATTGAAAATGCTTCACTTGAGCCGCAAACAGGTTGCGATTCATATTTCTTCCTGTCCAAatacacatgaccaaaagtatgtggacacctgctcgccgaatatctcattccaaaatcatgggcattaatagaaTCGAATATAATATAACTCTATtgtccatccaggatggacattttCCTTTGGCATCACCTTCATTAAAataatcacatacacatacattctcacatcatacacatttaaaccagtcagtccatcatgttGCATCCACTAACAACATAGAGGACATTAATACATTCACTCCCAACCGACTACTGTCCCAACTGCACTAGATAGATAAGTACATATACCGATACAATTTACTTTGCATTTAGTAGTCCAACAACACAAGGAAcgaatgaatgtttgaacatgttCCTGTTGGCCATGGGCATTCTGAAGCACCGGCCAGAGGGAAGCCTCGAACTGAGGGTGTAGGGGTCGCCAATGACAGCCAGTGCCTTCTTTTTGGTTGCCTTGTCGAACAGAATTCTCAAATGTGCCCCTGTGGTCGACCAATTACTTTACTGGCTGTGTTTACTATTCTGGTCAGTTTGCTTTTGCTCCTCACACTCAGATTACCATAgcagactgtcatattgaacgtGAGGATGCTCTCCACCAAGCTGCAGTACACCCTCTCCAGAGCATCCTGGCTGACCCCAAACCCCTTTCATTTCCTGATAAAGAACAGGCGTTggcttgttaaaaaaataaataataatctgcaGTCTCCATTCTCTGTAAAACTCAGCTTGTTATCAATTTGTGTCCCTAGGTATTTAAAACACTCAACCACCTCCACTGGTTGGTCATTCAGAGAGAGTGGTTGGGACATTGGCAAGTTGTTGCCATTgaggatcagctcctttgtcttttccACATTGATGTGGAGGGCACATGACCGACACCATTCTTGAAGGTTGTTGGTCTGTTTAAAATTGCTGTCCCCATCTGACGTAGCATCTTTACAAAAAGAGTACAACCAGAGCCATGTCATCCGCATACTTAAAAAGGCTCACATTATTTCCTCTGCTCTTCATCTCGTTAgtgtagagagagaacaacaacagTGAAAGGACATATCCCTGTGTTCAgggtcagttcatcagagagggCCCCATTCATAAGGACCCTCTGTGGGCGGTCAGTTAAAAAGTCCTTGATCCAACCTACGAGGCCTCCTTTGACATTCAGGTCCAGTAGTCGTTTCAgcagtgtgtgtatttgcattGTATTGAAAGCTGTAACTAAAATCAATAAAGAAAATGTGATGATATGATTTAGCATGTTGAAGGTGACTAGCCACCATGTTCACCAATTCATCGCAAAggagtttgatggggttgaggtcagggctctgtgcaggccagtcaagttcttccacaccgatctcgacaaaccatttctgtatggacctcgctttgtgcacgggggcattgtcatgctgaaacaggaaaggggcttccccaaactgttgccacaaagttggaagcacagtatcatctagaatgtaattgtatgctgtagcattaagatttcccttcactggaactaaggggcctagcacgaaccatgaaaaacagccccagaccattatcctggcatccgccaaacccagattcattataccgcccccccaaaaatactaaccttccctgttattgtaatggtaagaggtcagcatgtcttggaggtatgataacTGTGCATCTGtagctttctcactcatcattattcacgattcattcaggactatccgtaatcactGTAGCGTCCATATTaatatagaagtgtttagaaacatattctattcttatttacaataaaattgaCTCAAAAATGATAATACAttttttaccattaatttctattgggcacaaaataatctgaaacacatccaaaacaaatagcaaatgcatccaacaagtttgtagcgtcacaagctgtaattgctgtactTTCTGAACAGTTCCCCGATATggattaaaatagcatcaaattaaAGCTTAAAGTCTGCATTTTAACCTcttagtcattgtatcatttcaaatccaaagtgctggagcacagacaaaacaacaaaacatttgtcactgtcccttttggagctcactgaaAGCGGTTTACAGCCTCTTTTTCTTCTTCGATGGGGTTTAAttgcggttggcatccaatattaatggtgcattaccgccaccagctGGACAGGGTATTGAATGAGAAAATACAAATCCATTGCGTGAAAGACGGCAAAACAACGTCATTCAAAATACAGATATTGACACGTCGACAAACAATATCCATCCCACTTATTCAATCACAATCCATTCCTCTCTGTGCTATTATCTTCACCCGACTCACTAGCAGTTTCAAACAAAACCTCAGTTCCCACTATCTTCTCCTATATGCGCCTTCCAGGACTACAGCATCTGCCAAGAGATGTGGACTTGTAGGTAGTGGACTTGTCCTACAGCCTCTGCCAGGTTTGGACCTTCATGGCACAGGAGGTTGTTTGCCTGTGACTAAAGGTATCTAGAAAAAGGCCACTGAATCACTACGTAGGTTATTATTATATCTGAAAAAATTGTTTAAGTGTGATAAATAACTGAAACACAATGTATAGGCTAGCTCCTACATTCCTTTTGTTGTTGGAATCATTTGTAATGCAGTCACCTGGCAATTCAACCTCCACGACGTTAGGCGGCGACATAATTCCGAGTTCTTTACATTCCAATGAATGTAGCTAATCGAAGAAGACATCACGCCAGACAGCATCCGGAAGTCGCCCGGTACATCTCAATCATCAGCTACATTTTTCCCTCGGTGCCTTTTAAAGTAAGGAATGTTTCTATTAATGAATAAGATTCATATAAATATTAAGCTAATTCACTGATAACTGCAACATTAGCCGAATGGTCTTAGGCGCGTGCCCCATGTCAACGAACTTCCTTGTAATAGCAGGTAGTGTGAACCGCATTTTCTAAGGCATAACGTTAACTGCTGTAAAGTGCAGTAAAGTTGTAACTAGTAGACAAAGGTGAGTCTAACATACGTACGTATCCTAGAGGCAAACCAGATACTCTTTCAAATAATCAACCAGTGACTACTATTCGTCCCCTCAAAAGTTTGTCAAGGTCACAAGTCTCCTATTCCTACCAAAAACGTAAATTATCTAAGAGATTGATGGCTTGGCTCCTCTCACTGACGTTTAAAGGTGCTACGCCATTTCTTGGttgttaaaattctaatagttcacctaatttcagtttgtgacaacaacaaaaaaacaggtaTAGTGTTGAGAATCATTGTtctatctaaaccgctgtgaaatatcttgtccataaccaaaaatattgcatTTTCAGCTGTgtgaaactggtgtacaaaaccaaaagacgcaaaaactaaacttaagaatgtGAAGCATATAAATAACACAAAACAGttataccgcttcttagacttgctttcgatGAGAAttatagatctataactcacatttttatgtgaatttggtttggtcacccaaaaagttagatattgcagctttaaaccaaattataaactgggtggtttgagccctgaatgctgattggctgacagccgtggtatatcagactgtataccactggtatgacaacatttatttttacagctctaattacgttggtaactagtttataatagcaataaggcacctcgggggtttgtggtatatggccaatataccatggctaagggctgtatccaggcactccgtgttgtgcataagaacatcccttagccgtggtatattggctatataccccccatgccttattgcttaatcacaTACTTGGCAATGCATGTTAGGTTTCACATTCCTTTTCAATGTAATATTCGTCTTGTAAGCTGATGTTTCCCCCCCTCTCCTCGGCCAACTAGGCATGGCAGACCCCAGGACCCTCACTGCAGAAGGGAAGCTGTCTGAAGAGTTTGCTGTTCCCTCCCATGTAGAGGAGGTCAAAGGGCAGATGGCAGCGTTTGCTGTGCAGCACAGGGCTGCAGGGCACAGGGTGGTGCTTATCACCTCAGGAGGCACCAAAGTCCCCCTGGAGTCTCGCACCGTCCGCTTCCTGGATAATTTCAGCAGTGGCCGGCGCGGAGCCTCTTCGGCAGAGTACTTCCTTGAGTCAGGCTATGCTGTGATCTTCCTGCACAGACACCGTTCCTTATATCCTTTCACACGCCTCTACTCTGGGATTAATCTGCTGGACAGCCTACAGCTGGAGAGTGGAAAGGGGGGTTCGGTCTCTGACCAAGTCGTGGTCAACCAGCAGGCACTTCCAAACATTGGCAAAATCCTGATGCGTTACCAGGCGGTGAAAGAGGCAGGGCTTCTTCTGCCTGTGGAGTTCAGCACCCTGTCCGAGTACCTGCACCTCCTCAAAGCAGCAGCACAGGCACTCAGCCCCATAGGTAGGTACTGACACTCAACTAGAGGTAGCAGGGCTTATTGAGATGTACAGTACCTGCATGTGCTGGGATAACTAACATGCGCTCTGTGATCATTCCACTCAGGGTCCAACGCTATGTTTTATTTGGCTGCAGCAGTGTCGGATTTCTACATCCCAGCATCTGATATGCCAGAGCACAAGATCCAGTCTTCCAATGGACCACTTCAGGTGAGTAAAGAAAACCATCAAATACAACAGCACATGCTCTTTATTAGAGATCCACTGTTAAGTCAAGATTCTTTCCTGTAGATCAGTATGAAGATGGTCCCCAAGATGTTGTCGCCGCTGGTGAAGGACTGGGCTCCTCAAGCATTTGTGATTTCTTTCAAGCTGGAGACAGACCCATCCATCCTGCTGGACAGAGCTCGGCGGGCTCTGTCCACCTATCGGCACCAGGCTGTGGTAGCCAATGTACTGGATACCAGACGAGGTTACGTAGTGGTGGTGACCCCTGACACTCAGGTCGAGCTGGTACTCACAGATGAGGAAGCAAGCAGAGATGAAGAGATTGAGGACAGGATTGTCGGTAATCTGACTGCAGCTCACAGCCAATTCATAACCCAACAAGGCTGAGACCCCAGTTAACCATGCTAGGGCTTTCCCCAacgaaataaaatattttttgaccgAAAGTTCTGTTCTTTTGACCAGTTCATTGTTTGAAATTtgtaaacgtgtatttttccatatagacaTACCttgtgtttaaataaattcaactATAGGCATTGATCTTCTCTGACACTTTAAACTTAGTTTGATATAAGACATGCCTCAAGAGggcgccagagatctagataGAAACAAAATAGCCTAAATGTAAACATTGCAGCCAATAACCTGATAAAAATATTCTATAAATCACTGGCAACACATGGCCTGTCTACAACTAACTTGAAACATTATCTACCATTACGTTGGGTCCAGCCCAAAGCTTGCACTAGCAAAGTTGCAGAATTGTATAAAATATTGTGGGCctacagacacagctgtaggctattttcaCTAGGATAAGAAGCAcctgggcaggagctcaccggagcagaGTACGGGCACCTCaaattttctactgcttgagctactgttcctcttatagaatattaactCAAAAGAATTGTGGCGCTCCTGCACCtcaatataaacagtaccggaaactacacta
It encodes the following:
- the ppcs gene encoding phosphopantothenate--cysteine ligase isoform X1, which codes for MADPRTLTAEGKLSEEFAVPSHVEEVKGQMAAFAVQHRAAGHRVVLITSGGTKVPLESRTVRFLDNFSSGRRGASSAEYFLESGYAVIFLHRHRSLYPFTRLYSGINLLDSLQLESGKGGSVSDQVVVNQQALPNIGKILMRYQAVKEAGLLLPVEFSTLSEYLHLLKAAAQALSPIGSNAMFYLAAAVSDFYIPASDMPEHKIQSSNGPLQISMKMVPKMLSPLVKDWAPQAFVISFKLETDPSILLDRARRALSTYRHQAVVANVLDTRRGYVVVVTPDTQVELVLTDEEASRDEEIEDRIVGNLTAAHSQFITQQG
- the ppcs gene encoding phosphopantothenate--cysteine ligase isoform X2, with translation MADPRTLTAEGKLSEEFAVPSHVEEVKGQMAAFAVQHRAAGHRVVLITSGGTKVPLESRTVRFLDNFSSGRRGASSAEYFLESGYAVIFLHRHRSLYPFTRLYSGINLLDSLQLESGKGGSVSDQVVVNQQALPNIGKILMRYQAVKEAGLLLPVEFSTLSEYLHLLKAAAQALSPIGSNAMFYLAAAVSDFYIPASDMPEHKIQSSNGPLQYEDGPQDVVAAGEGLGSSSICDFFQAGDRPIHPAGQSSAGSVHLSAPGCGSQCTGYQTRLRSGGDP
- the ppcs gene encoding phosphopantothenate--cysteine ligase isoform X3 — encoded protein: MDHFSMKMVPKMLSPLVKDWAPQAFVISFKLETDPSILLDRARRALSTYRHQAVVANVLDTRRGYVVVVTPDTQVELVLTDEEASRDEEIEDRIVGNLTAAHSQFITQQG